In one Mycobacterium sp. NBC_00419 genomic region, the following are encoded:
- a CDS encoding nucleoside deaminase encodes MSTIAPRLLDVLEQEILPLTDRGVAAGNKVFGAAILRKDDLSVVVAETNGETENPLWHGEVHTLKRFYELPERPGSDELIFLSTHEPCTMCMSAITWAGFDNFYYFFSHEDSRDSFAIPHDLKILSEVFGLQPGGYRRSNAFWTAYSIPALADSEPEPLRSQLQAQQQRIRECYDVLSARYQESKGDNDIPLS; translated from the coding sequence ATGTCGACGATCGCACCGCGCCTGCTGGATGTGTTAGAGCAGGAGATTCTGCCGCTGACCGATCGTGGCGTGGCGGCGGGCAATAAGGTGTTCGGCGCGGCGATCCTGCGCAAGGACGACCTGTCTGTGGTCGTCGCCGAGACCAACGGCGAGACCGAGAACCCGTTGTGGCACGGCGAAGTTCACACCCTCAAGCGGTTCTACGAGCTGCCGGAGCGGCCCGGGTCCGACGAGCTGATCTTCCTGTCCACCCATGAGCCGTGCACCATGTGCATGTCGGCGATCACCTGGGCGGGCTTCGACAACTTCTACTACTTCTTCAGCCACGAGGACTCCCGGGACAGTTTCGCCATCCCGCACGACCTGAAGATCCTGTCCGAGGTGTTCGGCCTGCAACCCGGCGGGTACCGGCGCAGCAACGCGTTCTGGACCGCGTATTCGATTCCGGCACTCGCAGACTCCGAACCCGAGCCGTTGCGCTCGCAGCTGCAGGCTCAGCAGCAGCGCATCAGGGAGTGCTATGACGTGCTGTCGGCGCGGTACCAGGAATCCAAGGGCGACAACGATATTCCGCTGAGCTAG
- a CDS encoding winged helix-turn-helix domain-containing protein, whose protein sequence is MTRLTTDQARRIAIAAQGLAEPKPSGPVTRAHLRRLISRIQVLQLDSVSVAVRAHYAPVFSRLGPYDRDVLDKAAWSHSARSPRLLVEYWAHEAALMAVEDWPLMRWRMREYSHGRWGTEIVKKNPRLAEDILAAVAEHGPSTAGQIEAHLNSEQRGRKGPWWDRSDTKWVAEALWSSGALTTATRVGFARHYDLTERVLPPHVLAREVDDDEAVRELVLRAATALGVGTEADIRDYFRLNPKQSKPAVAALIAEGELEPVEVAGWPAPGYLRAGLSVPRADRGTALLCPFDPLIFFRPRVERLFGFHYRIEIYVPEPKRQYGYYVWPFLLDGRLVGRVDLKADRNAGVLNVIGAFAEPGAEASRVAPALGAELQSMAGWLGLPAISVGARGELAAPLRRLV, encoded by the coding sequence ATGACCCGGCTGACCACCGACCAGGCCCGCCGGATCGCGATTGCCGCCCAGGGCTTGGCCGAACCGAAGCCGAGCGGGCCCGTCACCCGCGCCCATCTGCGTCGGCTCATCTCACGCATCCAGGTGCTGCAACTCGACTCGGTGTCGGTGGCGGTACGCGCCCATTACGCACCGGTGTTCAGCCGGCTCGGTCCCTACGACCGCGACGTCCTGGACAAGGCGGCCTGGAGCCACAGCGCACGTTCACCCCGCTTGTTGGTCGAGTACTGGGCGCACGAGGCCGCGCTGATGGCCGTCGAGGACTGGCCGCTGATGCGGTGGCGGATGCGCGAGTACAGCCACGGCCGGTGGGGTACCGAGATCGTCAAGAAGAACCCGCGGCTGGCCGAGGACATCCTGGCCGCCGTCGCCGAGCACGGGCCGAGCACGGCCGGGCAGATCGAGGCGCACCTCAACAGCGAGCAGCGCGGCCGCAAGGGACCGTGGTGGGACCGCAGCGACACCAAATGGGTGGCCGAGGCGCTCTGGTCGTCGGGGGCCCTGACGACGGCCACGCGGGTGGGATTCGCCCGCCACTACGACCTCACCGAACGGGTGTTACCCCCGCATGTGCTGGCCCGTGAGGTCGACGACGACGAGGCGGTGCGGGAGTTGGTGCTGCGGGCGGCCACCGCCCTGGGCGTGGGTACCGAAGCCGACATCCGCGACTACTTCCGGCTGAACCCGAAGCAGAGCAAGCCTGCGGTCGCCGCTCTGATCGCCGAGGGGGAGCTGGAGCCGGTCGAGGTGGCCGGCTGGCCGGCGCCGGGCTATCTACGGGCCGGGCTGTCCGTGCCGCGCGCCGACCGCGGTACCGCACTGCTGTGCCCGTTCGACCCGCTGATCTTCTTCCGGCCGCGAGTGGAGCGATTGTTCGGCTTCCACTACCGCATCGAGATCTACGTCCCAGAGCCCAAGCGGCAGTACGGGTACTACGTGTGGCCATTCCTGCTCGACGGTCGGCTGGTGGGCCGGGTCGATCTCAAGGCCGACCGGAACGCGGGTGTGCTCAACGTGATCGGGGCGTTCGCCGAACCCGGGGCCGAGGCGTCGCGGGTAGCGCCTGCCCTGGGCGCCGAGCTGCAGTCGATGGCCGGCTGGCTGGGGTTGCCGGCGATCAGCGTCGGCGCGCGAGGCGAGCTGGCTGCGCCGCTGCGTAGACTGGTCTAG
- a CDS encoding MetQ/NlpA family ABC transporter substrate-binding protein: MSIDESVAATPHGFTLKQRRRWPYLVAAIIVIAAAAIYFIVQRSGGTTSANETAGATVDVVYLDSNPAEKAIIEYIAANVAPDYNVKVGAVGLGDSTQINQAISDGRYAGTIFQHRHWLQQVLDANPSFKEQAATGPFFHWVFGIWSDKYKTPQELPDGATVSLLADPANNAQGIWYLAQAGLITLRPDADITALTTKDIVTNPKNLTFTLLDFGAQPRALPDLDAVVGYAESFLAAGVSEDKLIFAPKSPDEFASVLTVGSNYIDTENVQNLIKAFKDPRVQEFIATDPEVKKLALPGNPG; this comes from the coding sequence ATGAGCATCGACGAGTCGGTCGCGGCCACGCCGCACGGTTTCACCCTCAAACAACGCAGACGCTGGCCGTATCTGGTCGCCGCGATCATCGTGATCGCCGCAGCGGCAATCTATTTCATCGTGCAGCGTTCCGGTGGCACTACATCGGCCAATGAGACCGCGGGCGCCACAGTCGACGTCGTCTACCTGGACTCCAACCCGGCAGAGAAGGCGATCATCGAGTACATCGCCGCCAACGTCGCCCCCGACTACAACGTCAAGGTGGGCGCGGTCGGACTCGGTGACAGCACGCAGATCAACCAGGCCATCAGCGACGGCCGCTACGCGGGCACCATCTTCCAGCACCGGCACTGGCTGCAGCAGGTGCTCGACGCCAACCCGAGCTTCAAGGAACAGGCCGCCACCGGACCGTTCTTCCACTGGGTGTTCGGCATCTGGTCGGACAAATACAAGACGCCCCAGGAACTTCCGGACGGGGCGACGGTGTCGCTGCTGGCCGATCCGGCCAATAATGCCCAGGGCATCTGGTATCTGGCGCAGGCCGGGCTGATCACGCTGCGCCCGGACGCCGACATCACCGCATTGACCACCAAGGACATCGTCACCAACCCGAAGAACCTCACGTTCACCCTGCTCGACTTCGGGGCCCAACCGCGCGCGCTACCCGACCTCGATGCCGTCGTCGGCTATGCGGAGTCGTTCCTGGCCGCCGGGGTGAGCGAGGACAAGCTGATCTTCGCACCGAAGTCACCCGACGAGTTCGCCTCGGTGCTCACCGTCGGCAGCAACTACATCGACACCGAGAACGTGCAGAACCTCATCAAGGCGTTCAAGGACCCGCGGGTCCAGGAGTTCATCGCCACCGATCCCGAGGTAAAGAAGCTTGCACTCCCAGGTAATCCGGGGTGA
- a CDS encoding thymidylate synthase — MPVPTPYEDLLRLVLEQGTPKADRTGTGTRSLFGHQLRYDLSAGFPLITTKKVHLKSVVYELLWFLRGDSNVAWLQQHGVTIWDEWASDTGDLGPVYGVQWRSWPTPSGEHIDQISNALELLRTDPDSRRNIVSAWNVGEIPQMALAPCHALFQFYVADGKLSCQLYQRSADLFLGVPFNIASYALLTHMMAAQAGLELGEFIWTGGDCHIYDNHIEQVTEQLSRDPRPYPELFLAPRDSLFNYTYDDIEIRNYDPHPAIKAPVAV; from the coding sequence GTGCCAGTCCCCACGCCGTACGAGGACCTGCTGCGACTCGTTCTCGAGCAGGGGACACCCAAAGCCGACCGCACCGGCACCGGCACCCGCAGCCTGTTCGGCCACCAGCTGCGCTACGACCTTTCCGCCGGCTTCCCGTTGATCACCACCAAGAAGGTGCACCTGAAGTCGGTGGTCTACGAGCTGCTGTGGTTCCTGCGCGGGGACTCCAATGTTGCGTGGCTTCAGCAGCACGGCGTGACCATCTGGGACGAATGGGCTTCTGACACAGGCGATCTCGGACCCGTTTACGGCGTGCAGTGGCGGTCGTGGCCGACCCCGTCGGGTGAACACATCGACCAGATCAGCAACGCGCTGGAACTGCTGCGCACCGATCCGGACAGCCGCCGCAACATCGTCTCGGCGTGGAATGTCGGCGAGATCCCGCAGATGGCGCTGGCGCCGTGTCACGCGCTGTTCCAGTTCTACGTCGCCGACGGCAAGCTGAGCTGCCAGCTCTACCAGCGCAGCGCCGACCTGTTCCTCGGTGTGCCGTTCAACATCGCCAGCTACGCGCTGCTCACCCACATGATGGCTGCCCAGGCCGGCCTGGAGTTGGGGGAGTTCATCTGGACCGGTGGGGACTGCCACATCTACGACAACCACATCGAGCAGGTCACCGAGCAGCTCAGCCGTGACCCCCGACCGTATCCGGAACTCTTTCTCGCGCCGCGTGATTCGCTCTTCAACTACACCTACGACGACATCGAGATCCGCAACTACGACCCGCACCCGGCGATCAAGGCGCCGGTCGCCGTATGA
- a CDS encoding PDR/VanB family oxidoreductase — translation MTTLSVHVVGIDDDVPGIRTLTLARHDRGPLPPFTPGSHIVIEYVGGANAYSLTGDTAAPREYVVSVLECPQGRGGSRWIHTLRLGDTLEIREPRSAFAPVLGARRHLLIAAGIGITPMVSHLRSARRWGRDAHLLYIHREGRGAYVEDIKSLTDNARFFTDRSVFLAELTATLSDSPLGTHAYVCGPATFIDDVVSTAAGLGWPPSRIHVEHFGGDLAPGEPFEAELVSNGATFVVDSGVSLLEALEAQGLAVPNMCRQGVCGECRVGVRSGALLHRDLYLSEAEKEAGNAMMACVSRASGRVEVEL, via the coding sequence GTGACGACACTGAGCGTGCACGTCGTCGGCATCGACGACGACGTGCCCGGAATCCGGACTCTCACGCTGGCCCGCCACGACCGGGGGCCGTTGCCGCCGTTCACCCCCGGCAGCCACATCGTCATCGAGTACGTCGGCGGCGCGAACGCCTACTCGCTGACCGGTGACACCGCCGCACCCCGCGAGTACGTCGTGTCGGTGCTGGAATGCCCGCAGGGTCGGGGCGGCTCCCGCTGGATCCACACACTTCGCCTCGGCGACACTCTCGAAATCCGTGAACCGCGTAGCGCGTTCGCACCGGTGCTCGGCGCCCGCCGCCATCTGTTGATCGCCGCCGGGATCGGCATCACACCGATGGTGTCGCACCTGCGCAGCGCCCGGCGGTGGGGCCGCGATGCGCACCTTCTCTACATCCACCGTGAAGGCCGCGGCGCCTACGTAGAGGACATCAAGTCGCTGACCGACAACGCGCGATTCTTCACCGACCGGTCGGTGTTCCTCGCCGAACTGACGGCCACGCTGAGTGATTCGCCACTGGGCACCCACGCCTACGTCTGCGGGCCGGCGACGTTCATCGACGACGTGGTGAGCACAGCGGCCGGACTCGGCTGGCCGCCCAGCCGCATCCATGTCGAACACTTCGGTGGAGACCTGGCTCCGGGTGAGCCCTTCGAGGCCGAATTGGTCAGTAATGGAGCCACTTTCGTCGTCGACTCTGGGGTATCGCTGCTCGAGGCGCTGGAGGCACAGGGGTTGGCGGTACCGAACATGTGCCGTCAGGGGGTTTGCGGGGAATGCCGGGTGGGGGTGCGCTCCGGTGCACTGCTGCACCGCGACCTGTATCTGAGCGAGGCCGAGAAGGAAGCGGGTAACGCGATGATGGCCTGCGTATCGAGGGCGTCTGGCCGCGTGGAGGTGGAGCTGTGA
- the dapA gene encoding 4-hydroxy-tetrahydrodipicolinate synthase gives MSISGFDASARLGTVLTAMATPFKPDGSLDTDAAGQLATRLVDAGCDGLVISGTTGESPTTTDDEKTSLLRAVVEAVGDRARIIAGVGTYDTAHSVHLAKAAAAAGAHGLLVVTPYYSRPPQSGLVAHFTTVADATDLPVILYDIPPRSVVPIAWDTMRTVAQHPNIVAVKDAKADLPGAAAIMAETGLAYYSGDDALNLPWLAMGAVGFISVWGHLAAGQLRDMLSAFNSGDIATARKIAVNLGPLNDAQSRLGGVTLSKAGLKLQGFDAGDPRLPQMPATAAELDELAADMRAAAVLR, from the coding sequence GTGAGCATCAGCGGATTCGACGCCAGCGCCCGGTTGGGCACGGTTCTGACCGCGATGGCGACTCCGTTCAAGCCCGACGGCTCCCTGGACACCGACGCCGCAGGCCAGCTGGCCACCCGGCTGGTCGACGCGGGTTGCGACGGTCTGGTGATCTCCGGCACCACCGGCGAGTCGCCGACCACCACCGACGACGAGAAGACCTCGCTCCTGCGGGCCGTGGTCGAGGCCGTCGGTGACCGAGCCCGGATCATCGCCGGTGTCGGCACCTATGACACCGCTCACAGCGTGCATCTGGCCAAGGCGGCCGCCGCTGCCGGCGCACACGGCCTGCTGGTCGTCACCCCGTACTACTCGCGCCCCCCGCAGTCGGGTCTGGTCGCGCACTTCACCACCGTCGCCGACGCCACCGACCTTCCGGTGATCCTCTACGACATCCCGCCGCGCTCGGTGGTGCCGATCGCGTGGGACACCATGCGCACGGTCGCGCAGCACCCCAACATCGTCGCGGTCAAAGATGCCAAGGCAGATCTGCCCGGCGCCGCGGCGATCATGGCCGAGACCGGGCTGGCCTACTACTCCGGCGACGACGCGCTGAACCTGCCGTGGCTGGCGATGGGGGCGGTGGGATTCATCAGCGTCTGGGGGCACCTGGCAGCTGGGCAGTTGCGGGACATGTTGAGCGCCTTCAACTCCGGTGACATCGCCACCGCGCGCAAGATCGCGGTGAACCTGGGACCGCTCAACGACGCGCAGAGCCGCCTCGGCGGTGTGACGCTGTCCAAAGCCGGGCTGAAGTTGCAGGGTTTCGACGCCGGTGATCCTCGGTTGCCCCAGATGCCGGCCACCGCCGCGGAACTCGACGAGCTGGCTGCCGACATGCGTGCCGCGGCGGTCCTGCGATGA
- a CDS encoding heme-dependent oxidative N-demethylase family protein yields MASFPFPYSGDVYRYSTNLEPAGTAVRTLAGQWGQQVIHIDSEYHHELAERKRILATDPTRHAALPHMRVACWDTMLVLMTELATGYPESMSLSRDGEVWHWRNELLGIAQDFVIGDESSLPCEPLAYIAGQVQDDIVLLDQRDGDLFADAGVVTFAAGWSFGFNVGMTFLEIHGPVPRLRESGVITRAREFLMRLQPNQIYRRTNWSMTVGRTLDVSTETMPEWLPDKGELDAVSDEEFGRLVHLRVEVQHLIRLAESGAICFLIRSYMLPLADIATVEDWRSRMASVLAELPEDMADYKGILAYRDRAVSWLRSRPR; encoded by the coding sequence ATGGCGTCGTTCCCGTTCCCGTATTCCGGTGACGTCTACCGGTACAGCACCAACCTCGAACCGGCCGGCACCGCGGTGAGAACCCTTGCCGGACAGTGGGGTCAGCAGGTCATCCACATCGACAGCGAATACCACCATGAGCTGGCCGAGCGGAAACGCATCCTGGCGACCGACCCCACCCGGCATGCCGCGCTGCCGCACATGCGGGTGGCGTGCTGGGACACCATGCTGGTTCTGATGACCGAACTGGCCACCGGCTATCCCGAATCCATGTCCCTGAGCCGCGATGGCGAGGTGTGGCATTGGCGCAACGAATTGCTGGGCATTGCCCAGGATTTCGTGATCGGTGACGAGTCCAGCCTGCCGTGCGAGCCGCTGGCCTACATCGCCGGGCAGGTTCAGGACGACATCGTTCTGCTCGACCAGCGCGACGGCGACCTGTTCGCCGATGCCGGTGTGGTGACCTTCGCCGCGGGCTGGTCGTTCGGCTTCAACGTCGGCATGACGTTCCTCGAGATTCACGGTCCGGTGCCGCGTCTGCGGGAATCCGGCGTGATCACCCGGGCCCGGGAATTCCTGATGCGGTTGCAGCCCAACCAGATCTACCGGCGGACCAACTGGTCGATGACGGTCGGCCGAACGCTGGACGTGTCCACCGAGACGATGCCCGAGTGGCTGCCCGACAAAGGTGAACTCGACGCCGTCAGCGATGAGGAGTTCGGCCGGCTGGTGCATCTGCGGGTCGAGGTCCAACACCTGATCCGGCTGGCCGAATCCGGTGCCATCTGCTTCCTGATCCGCAGCTACATGCTGCCGCTGGCCGACATCGCGACCGTCGAGGACTGGCGGAGCCGCATGGCGTCGGTGCTGGCCGAATTGCCCGAGGACATGGCCGATTACAAGGGCATCCTCGCCTACCGTGACCGTGCGGTGAGCTGGCTGCGGTCTAGACCTCGATGA
- the thyX gene encoding FAD-dependent thymidylate synthase: MAETAPLRVQLIAKTEFLAPPDVPWSTDADGGQALLEFAGRACYQSWSKPNPRTATNTAYLKHIIDVGHFSVLEHASVSFYITGISRSCTHELIRHRHLSYSQLSQRYVPENEAQVVVPPGLEDDPELQQILLEAADASRAAYVELLARLEAKFADQPNAVLRRKQARQAARAVLPNDTETRIVVTGNYRAWRHFIAMRASEHADVEIRRLAIACLRALTQVAPSVFADFEIAELADGTEVATSPLATEV; encoded by the coding sequence GTGGCCGAGACGGCGCCGCTGCGCGTGCAACTGATCGCCAAGACCGAGTTCTTGGCACCTCCCGACGTGCCCTGGAGCACCGACGCCGATGGCGGCCAGGCACTCCTGGAGTTCGCCGGCCGGGCCTGCTACCAGAGCTGGTCCAAACCCAACCCGCGCACCGCCACCAACACCGCCTACCTCAAGCACATCATCGACGTCGGCCACTTCTCGGTGCTCGAACACGCCTCGGTGAGCTTCTACATCACCGGCATCTCCCGCTCGTGCACCCACGAACTGATCCGGCACCGCCACCTGAGCTACTCGCAGCTGTCCCAGCGCTACGTGCCCGAGAACGAGGCCCAGGTCGTCGTCCCGCCCGGTCTGGAAGACGATCCCGAACTCCAGCAGATCCTGCTCGAGGCCGCCGACGCCAGCCGGGCGGCGTACGTCGAACTGCTGGCCAGGCTGGAAGCGAAGTTCGCCGACCAGCCCAACGCCGTGCTGCGCCGCAAGCAGGCCCGCCAGGCCGCCCGCGCCGTCCTGCCCAACGACACCGAGACCCGCATCGTGGTCACCGGCAACTACCGCGCCTGGCGGCATTTCATCGCGATGCGGGCCAGCGAGCACGCCGACGTGGAGATCCGCCGCCTGGCGATCGCCTGCCTGCGGGCGCTGACGCAGGTCGCGCCGTCGGTGTTCGCCGATTTCGAGATCGCCGAGCTGGCGGACGGCACCGAGGTGGCGACGTCGCCGCTGGCGACGGAGGTCTGA
- a CDS encoding dihydrofolate reductase codes for MSLGLIWAQSSSGVIGRDGGIPWHLPEDLARFKDLTLGHTVVMGRRTWESLPAKVRPLPGRRNVVLTRQADYMAHGATVVGDLEEAVAGDDTWVIGGSEIYRLALPLATRCEVTEVEIDLRLEDDDALAPMLDESWVGTSGDWQDSSSGLRYRFHHFLRA; via the coding sequence ATGAGCCTTGGCCTGATCTGGGCGCAGTCGAGTTCCGGGGTCATCGGCCGCGACGGGGGCATTCCCTGGCACCTGCCCGAAGACCTCGCCCGGTTCAAGGACCTCACCCTGGGCCACACCGTGGTGATGGGCCGTCGCACCTGGGAATCACTGCCGGCCAAGGTGCGCCCGCTGCCGGGACGCAGAAATGTCGTACTCACCCGGCAAGCTGACTACATGGCGCACGGAGCGACGGTGGTGGGCGACCTCGAAGAGGCAGTGGCCGGGGACGATACGTGGGTGATCGGCGGGTCGGAGATCTACCGTCTCGCGCTGCCGCTGGCGACCCGCTGCGAGGTGACCGAGGTCGAGATCGACCTGCGCCTCGAAGACGACGACGCGCTGGCCCCGATGCTCGACGAATCTTGGGTCGGCACGTCGGGGGACTGGCAGGACAGCAGCTCGGGTCTGCGCTACCGGTTCCACCACTTCCTGCGGGCATGA
- a CDS encoding LLM class flavin-dependent oxidoreductase, giving the protein MSARQLHLGVNVLSDGMHPAAWQYPGADPNWFTDLSFWTNLARISERGTLDALFLADSPSLFQDPTQPLVAPPLALDPLVLLSALASATTHLGLIATVSTSFEEPYNVARRFASLDHLSGGRVAWNVVTSSDPYAWNNFGGGAQPDRGQRYRRAAEFIDVVRALWDSWDDDAVLADKSTGAFSRPGAIHTIDHRGEFFSVDGPLTLPRPPQGHPVLFQAGGSSGGLDLAARYADGVFAAQASLPDALGNADELRSRTATYGRPRDAVRIMPGLSFVLGSTEAEARRRNDELNELAGERRLAHLAGQLSVDPSELSWDKPLPQWLLDGAVTDTGSQGARDIVVNLARREHLTVRELLDRVITWHRLVVGGPEQIADAIEEWFVAGAVDGFNLMPDVFPSGLELFVDHVIPILRERGLFRREYTTSTLRGHLGLPRVPDRRVVAQAG; this is encoded by the coding sequence GTGAGCGCGCGCCAACTTCACCTGGGGGTCAACGTTCTGTCCGACGGGATGCACCCGGCGGCCTGGCAGTACCCGGGAGCGGATCCGAACTGGTTCACCGATCTGTCGTTCTGGACCAACCTGGCGCGCATCTCCGAGCGCGGGACGCTGGATGCGTTGTTCTTGGCCGACAGTCCGTCACTGTTCCAGGATCCGACGCAGCCGTTGGTGGCTCCACCACTGGCACTGGACCCGCTGGTCCTGCTGTCGGCGCTGGCGTCGGCCACCACGCATCTGGGGTTGATCGCGACGGTGTCGACGTCGTTCGAGGAGCCCTACAACGTGGCCCGGCGGTTCGCGTCGCTCGACCATCTCAGCGGTGGCCGGGTGGCCTGGAACGTGGTGACCAGTAGTGACCCGTACGCGTGGAACAACTTCGGCGGCGGCGCACAGCCCGATCGTGGGCAGCGGTACCGCCGTGCCGCCGAGTTCATCGATGTGGTTCGGGCGCTGTGGGATTCGTGGGACGACGACGCCGTGCTCGCCGACAAGTCAACCGGGGCGTTCAGCCGCCCGGGCGCGATCCACACCATCGACCACCGCGGCGAGTTCTTCTCCGTCGACGGTCCGCTGACCTTGCCCCGGCCCCCGCAGGGGCACCCGGTGCTGTTCCAGGCGGGCGGCTCGTCGGGCGGACTGGATCTGGCGGCCCGCTACGCCGACGGGGTGTTCGCGGCCCAGGCCTCACTGCCGGACGCACTGGGCAACGCCGACGAGTTGCGTTCCCGTACCGCCACTTACGGGCGTCCGCGCGATGCCGTCCGGATCATGCCGGGGCTGTCGTTCGTGCTGGGCAGCACCGAGGCCGAAGCCCGACGCCGCAACGACGAACTCAACGAGCTGGCCGGCGAGCGTCGGCTGGCACATCTGGCCGGCCAGTTGTCGGTGGACCCGTCGGAGTTGTCGTGGGACAAGCCGCTGCCGCAGTGGCTGTTGGACGGCGCCGTCACCGACACCGGGTCACAGGGGGCCCGCGACATCGTGGTGAACCTGGCGCGGCGGGAACATCTGACGGTGCGCGAACTGCTGGACCGGGTGATCACCTGGCACCGGCTGGTGGTCGGCGGACCCGAACAGATCGCCGACGCGATCGAGGAGTGGTTCGTGGCGGGTGCTGTCGACGGGTTCAACCTGATGCCCGACGTGTTCCCGTCCGGTCTGGAATTGTTCGTCGACCACGTCATCCCGATCCTTCGCGAGCGTGGACTGTTCCGGCGCGAGTACACGACGTCGACCTTGCGGGGGCACCTCGGGCTCCCGCGGGTGCCGGACCGCAGGGTGGTCGCCCAGGCGGGGTGA
- a CDS encoding ribonuclease J encodes MNAELTPPGPLAPGALRVTPLGGVGEIGRNMMVFEHLGRLLIVDCGALFPNHDEPGVDLILPDIRLIEHRLDDIEALVLTHAHEDHIGAIPFLLKLRADIPIVGSKFTLALVAAKCREHRINPVFVEVSEGTRSTHGVFECQYFAVNHSIPDALAIAIHTGAGTVLHTGDIKLDQLPLDGRPTDLPGMSRLGDAGVDLFLCDSTNSELPGVGPSESEVGPTLHRLIRGAEGQRVIVACFASNVDRVQQVIDAAVALGRKVSFVGRSMVRNMGIAKELGFLHIEDRDVVDIGAAEEMLPGQVVLVTTGTQGEPMAALSRMSRGEHRSITVTSDDLIIMSSSLIPGNEEAIYGVMDGLAKIGARVVTNQQVRVHVSGHAYSGELLFLYNGVRPRNVMPVHGTWRMLRANAKLAAGTGVPEDRILLTENGVSVDLMSGVASIAGAVPVGKMFVDGLVTGDVGDATLGERLTLSSGFVAITLVLRRGTGRVAAPPQLHSRGFSEDPKALDPVALKIDAALEALAADNVTDPVRIAQAVRRTVGKWVGETYRRQPMIVPTVIEV; translated from the coding sequence ATGAACGCCGAACTGACACCCCCCGGACCGTTGGCCCCGGGTGCGCTGCGCGTCACTCCGCTGGGCGGGGTCGGCGAAATCGGGCGCAACATGATGGTTTTCGAGCACCTGGGCCGGTTGCTGATCGTCGACTGCGGGGCGCTGTTCCCCAACCATGACGAGCCGGGTGTGGACCTGATCCTGCCTGACATCCGGCTCATCGAGCACCGCCTCGACGACATCGAAGCGTTGGTGCTCACCCACGCCCATGAGGATCACATCGGCGCGATCCCGTTCCTGCTCAAGCTCCGTGCCGACATCCCCATCGTGGGATCGAAGTTCACCCTCGCCCTGGTCGCCGCGAAATGCCGGGAACACCGCATCAACCCGGTGTTCGTCGAAGTCTCCGAGGGCACCCGCAGCACCCACGGCGTCTTCGAATGCCAGTACTTCGCGGTCAACCACTCGATCCCGGACGCGCTGGCCATCGCCATCCACACCGGCGCCGGAACCGTGCTGCACACCGGCGACATCAAACTCGACCAGCTACCACTCGACGGCCGGCCCACCGACCTGCCCGGCATGTCGCGGCTCGGTGACGCCGGGGTCGACCTGTTCCTGTGCGACTCGACCAACTCCGAGCTGCCCGGCGTGGGGCCGTCGGAGAGCGAGGTCGGGCCTACCCTGCACCGGCTCATCCGCGGCGCGGAGGGACAGCGGGTGATCGTGGCCTGCTTCGCCTCGAACGTCGACCGGGTCCAGCAGGTCATCGACGCCGCCGTCGCATTGGGCCGCAAGGTGTCCTTCGTCGGCCGCTCGATGGTGCGCAACATGGGCATCGCCAAGGAACTGGGATTCCTGCACATCGAGGACCGCGACGTCGTCGACATCGGCGCCGCCGAGGAGATGCTGCCCGGCCAGGTCGTGCTGGTCACCACCGGCACTCAGGGCGAGCCGATGGCGGCGCTGTCGCGGATGTCGCGCGGCGAGCACCGCAGCATCACCGTCACCTCCGATGATCTGATCATCATGTCGTCCTCGCTGATTCCCGGCAACGAGGAGGCGATCTACGGTGTCATGGACGGCCTGGCCAAGATCGGCGCGCGAGTCGTCACCAATCAGCAAGTGCGGGTGCATGTCTCGGGCCACGCCTACTCCGGTGAGCTGCTGTTCCTCTACAACGGTGTCCGTCCGCGCAACGTGATGCCGGTGCACGGCACCTGGCGTATGTTGCGGGCCAACGCCAAGCTGGCTGCCGGCACCGGCGTCCCCGAAGACCGGATCCTGTTGACCGAGAACGGTGTCAGCGTCGATCTGATGTCCGGGGTGGCCAGCATCGCCGGGGCGGTGCCGGTGGGCAAGATGTTCGTCGACGGCCTCGTCACCGGCGACGTCGGCGATGCGACGCTCGGCGAGCGGCTGACCCTGAGTTCGGGTTTCGTGGCGATCACCCTGGTGCTGCGCCGCGGCACCGGCCGGGTCGCCGCCCCGCCGCAACTGCATTCCCGGGGTTTCTCGGAGGATCCCAAGGCACTCGACCCGGTGGCGCTCAAGATCGACGCTGCACTGGAAGCGCTTGCCGCCGACAACGTCACCGATCCGGTGCGCATCGCGCAGGCAGTGCGCCGCACCGTGGGCAAGTGGGTGGGGGAGACCTACCGTCGCCAGCCCATGATTGTGCCGACCGTCATCGAGGTCTAG